A genomic region of Trifolium pratense cultivar HEN17-A07 linkage group LG3, ARS_RC_1.1, whole genome shotgun sequence contains the following coding sequences:
- the LOC123913993 gene encoding bZIP transcription factor 29-like: protein MGDSEDGNNEMLQRLHSSSASSFMKQQQLNNHMEQLSIPQFNSSQMRTVGRNQHHNQRAGMPPSHPHQIPPISPYSQIPVSRTTQMSSHNTSPTPSHTRSLSQPSFFSLDSLPPLSPCSFRESSDNNNNADVSMEDRDVTSHSPLPPFARNPSLPPRKSHRRSNSDIPFGFSTVLQSSPPLIPLRGREIGKPNSSVVKREFEHSNVEEKKSLSPEGEVVDDLFSAYMNLDNIDAINSSGTDDKNVAVDNNNRDDLDSRASGTKTNGGGDSSDNEAESSVNESGDSIQRREGMKRSAGGDIAPTSRHYRSVSMDSFIGKLNFNDESFKLPPSPGGLVSPGNSGDGNSAAFSLEFGNGEFSGPELKKIMANEKLAEIAMADPKRAKRILANRQSAARSKERKMRYISELEHKVQTLQTEATTLSAQLTLLQRDSVGLTNQNSELKFRLQSMEQQAKLRDALNEALTAEVQRLKIATAELNGESHPSSCMIQQHSGNSMMFQQQHQPPTSQQNIHIQQHQQQQQQQQQQQNGNANSKNELKQ, encoded by the exons ATGGGAGATAGTGAAGATGGTAACAATGAAATGCTTCAGAGACttcattcttcttctgcttCATCTTTTATGAAACAACAACAACTGAATAATCATATGGAACAATTAAGTATACCACAGTTTAATTCCTCACAAATGAGAACCGTTGGTAGAAATCAGCATCATAATCAAAGGGCAGGTATGCCACCATCACACCCACATCAGATCCCGCCTATTTCACCATACTCTCAGATCCCGGTTTCACGGACGACGCAAATGTCTTCTCATAATACTAGTCCTACACCTTCACACACTCGATCACTCTCTCAACCGTCTTTTTTCTCTCTCGATTCTCTTCCACCTCTTAGCCCTTGTTCATTTCGTGAATCTTCTGACAATAATAACAACGCTGACGTGTCTATGGAAGATCGTGACGTCACTTCTCACTCTCCGTTACCACCGTTTGCTAGAAACCCTTCTTTACCGCCTCGGAAATCGCACCGTCGTTCCAACAGTGATATTCCGTTTGGATTTTCAACTGTTTTGCAGTCTTCACCGCCGTTGATTCCTCTCAGAGGAAGAGAAATTGGTAAACCTAATTCGTCGGTGGTGAAAAGAGAATTTGAACATAGTAATGTGGAGGAGAAGAAATCTTTATCTCCTGAAGGTGAAGTTGTGGATGATCTTTTCTCTGCTTATATGAATTTGGATAATATTGATGCAATTAACTCGTCTGGGACCGATGACAAAAATGTCGCGGTTGATAATAATAATCGCGATGATTTGGATAGTAGAGCAAGTGGAACGAAGAcgaatggtggtggtgatagtAGTGATAATGAAGCTGAAAGTAGTGTTAATGAGAGTGGGGATAGTATTCAGAGGAGGGAAGGGATGAAGAGAAGTGCTGGAGGTGATATTGCACCTACTAGTAGACATTATAGGAGTGTGTCGATGGATAGTTTTATCGGGAAGTTGAATTTTAATGATGAGTCGTTTAAGCTACCACCTTCGCCTGGAGGATTGGTTTCTCCGGGTAATTCGGGCGATGGGAATTCGGCAGCTTTTAGTTTGGAGTTTGGGAACGGTGAGTTTAGTGGGCCGGAATTGAAGAAAATTATGGCTAATGAAAAACTTGCTGAGATTGCTATGGCTGATCCAAAGCGTGCTAAGAG GATTTTGGCTAATAGGCAATCGGCTGCACGATCCAAAGAACGCAAGATGCGTTACATTTCAGAGCTAGAACACAAGGTTCAGACTCTGCAGACCGAAGCTACTACACTTTCTGCACAACTTACTCTGTTGCAG AGAGATTCTGTTGGACTCACTAACCAAAATAGTGAGTTGAAGTTCCGCCTTCAATCTATGGAACAACAGGCAAAACTCCGAGATG CTCTGAATGAGGCGCTTACTGCTGAGGTTCAAAGACTGAAGATAGCTACAGCTGAGCTGAATGGGGAGTCACATCCTTCTAGCTGCATGATTCAGCAACATTCTGGCAACTCTATGATGTTCCAACAACAGCATCAGCCTCCTACATCTCAGCAAAACATTCATATTCAACAACAtcaacagcagcagcagcagcagcaacaacagcaGAATGGTAACGCCAACTCAAAGAATGAATTAAAGCAGTAG